One window from the genome of Drosophila albomicans strain 15112-1751.03 chromosome 2L, ASM965048v2, whole genome shotgun sequence encodes:
- the LOC117563783 gene encoding electroneutral sodium bicarbonate exchanger 1 isoform X3: protein MNSSSGDDEAPKDPRTGGEDFTQQFTENDFEGHRAHTVYVGVHVPGGRRHSQRRRKHHHSGTGSAGVGAAAAVSGSLAGSTRDSISDKQQEVERPATPPAQRVQFILGEDVDDGSHVSHPLFSEMGMLVKEGDEIEWKETARWIKFEEDVEEGGNRWSKPHVATLSLHSLFELRGLLANGSVMLDMEANNLEVVADLVCDQMVSSGTLPAGVKDKVKDALLRRHRHQHEYAKKTRLPIIRSLADMRNQSSSKIEEQSGNALLATTPLSLTASEPGPPGNTGNNGSSNALAMGMGRFLTVPGKPSNRALEDMVKSPSSQSMARQTSGTELAEQQHKGNTHFMRKIPPGAEASNILVGEVDFLERQLSCFIRLSQAAVMGDLTEVPVPTRFIFILLGPPGSQSNFHEIGRAMATLMSDEIFHEVAYRARKRDHLLAGVDEFLDAVTVLPPGEWDPTIRIEPPAAIPSQEVRKRPPELPKEEIDEEEEEQRLREESGLSRTGRLFGGLINDFKRKIPWYISDYKDALSMQCVASWIFLYFACLSPIITFGGLLSEATGKNMAAMESLVSGFVCGMGYGFFSGQPLTILGSTGPVLVFESIVYEFSMAQGWDYMTFRFWIGMWVAVICVVLVAIDASALVCYITRFTEENFATLIAVIFVYKAIENVVVIGKTFPVNQGIYDCICTPPLQSNASVLEFAKYKWDSCESYNGTLVGHDCGTPPTENVFLMSVVLCTGTFILSTILKEFKNALFFPSIVRQYISDFSVLIAIFAMTFFDYSLGVPTQKLEVPHELKPTLSTRGWLIPPFTEKNPWWSPIIAVFPAMLGTILIFMDQQITAVIVNRKENKLKKGCGYHLDLFVLSGLIAICSMMGLPWFVAATVLSINHVNSLKLESECSAPGEKPQFLGVREQRVTHIMIFLTIGGSVLLTPLLGNIPMPVLFGVFLYMGVASLKGLQFFDRILIMFMPAKYQPDYMFLRQVPIKRVHLFTIIQLACLIILWLIKSFPQTSILFPLMLVVMIGIRKSLDFVFTRRELKILDDIMPEMTKRAAADDLHQLDAEDNHHQPASYNNGGNSGVGSGATTIHIPLSGNKLSNNGNVPAAATPPLDVNRTAVWQQINKDGTSEQLIIPVTVKVRQINGNHSSTNAALSPRLSPMHEADEYIETNNKMTAAAPTMPTTTPTNLANNCKEASGKLDAAAVNTQNPANITPV, encoded by the exons ATGAACTCCTCAAGTGGTGACGATGAGGCGCCCAAGGATCCGCGAACCGGCGGCGAGGACTTTACTCAACAATTTACAGAAAACGATTTCGAGG GACATCGTGCACACACCGTTTATGTGGGCGTCCATGTGCCCGGAGGACGTCGGCACTCGCAACGACGCCGCAAACATCATCACAGCGGCACAGGCTCTGCAGGagttggagctgctgctgcggtcaGTGGCAGCCTCGCTGGCTCGACCAGAGATAGCATCAGCGACAAGCAACAGGAAGTCGAGCGTCCAG CAACACCGCCCGCACAACGCGTACAATTTATACTGGGCGAAGACGTGGACGATGGCTCGCATGTATCGCATCCGCTGTTCTCCGAGATGGGAATGCTCGTAAAAGAGGGCGACGAGATTGAATGGAAGGAAACGGCACGCTGGATCAAGTTCGAGGAGGATGTTGAAGAGGGCGGCAATCGTTGGTCCAAGCCACATGTGGCCACACTCTCGCTGCACTCACTCTTTGAGCTGCGTGGCCTGCTGGCCAATGGCAGCGTAATGCTCGACATGGAGGCAAATAATCTGGAAGTCGTTGCGGATTTGGTTTGCGATCAGATGGTAAGCAGCGGCACATTGCCCGCTGGCGTCAAGGATAAGGTCAAGGATGCACTGCTCcgacgtcatcgtcatcaacaTGAGTATGCAAAGAAGACGCGACTGCCCATCATCAGATCTCTGGCCGATATGCGCAATCAATCGTCATCGAAAA TTGAAGAACAGTCTGGCAACGCTTTGCTGGCAACGACACCGTTATCGCTAACAGCCAGCGAGCCTGGACCACCTGGCAACACTGGCAATAATGGCAGTTCCAATGCCCTGGCGATGGGAATGGGTCGTTTTCTAACGGTACCCGGCAAGCCCAGTAACAGAGCGCTTG AGGATATGGTGAAGAGTCCCAGCAGTCAATCGATGGCCAGACAAACAAGCGGCACCGAACTTGCcgagcaacaacacaaaggCAACACGCACTTTATGCGCAAGATTCCCCCAGGCGCTGAGGCGAGCAACATTTTGGTGGGAGAGGTCGACTTTCTGGAGCGTCAACTCTCCTGTTTCATACGCCTGAGTCAGGCAGCAGTAATGGGCGATCTTACAGAGGTGCCAGTGCCAACAAG ATTCATCTTCATCCTGCTGGGTCCGCCTGGCAGTCAGAGCAATTTCCATGAGATTGGACGCGCCATGGCCACCTTGATGTCCGATGAGATCTTCCATGAGGTCGCCTATCGTGCACGCAAGCGTGATCATCTGCTCGCCGGCGTGGATGAGTTCTTGGATGCGGTCACAGTATTACCCCCAGGCGAATGGGATCCCACCATACGTATTGAGCCACCCGCTGCGATTCCCTCGCAAGAGGTTCGCAAGCGTCCGCCAGAGTTGCCCAAGGAGGAGAtcgacgaggaggaggaggagcagcgACTGCGCGAAGAGTCGGGCTTGTCGCGTACTGGACGTCTCTTTGGTGGCCTCATCAATGATTTTAAACGCAAGATTCCATGGTATATAAGTGATTACAAGGATGCACTTTCCATGCAATGTGTTGCCTCCTGGatctttttgtatttcgctTGCTTGTCGCCCATCATTACCTTTGGTGGTCTCTTGTCGGAGGCGACGGGCAAGAATATGGCTGCTATGGAATCGCTGGTGTCTGGGTTTGTTTGCGGCATGGGTTATGGCTTCTTTTCCGGCCAGCCGTTGACAATTTTGGGTTCCACCGGTCCAGTTCTGGTCTTTGAGTCCATTGTGTATGAGTTCTCCATGGCACAAGGCTGGGACTATATGACATTTCGGTTCTGGATCGGCATGTGGGTCGCCGTCATTTGTGTCGTGCTGGTCGCAATTGATGCCAGCGCTTTAGTTTGTTATATCACACGCTTCACCGAGGAGAATTTCGCCACATTAATTGCCGTGATCTTTGTGTACAAAGCTATCGAGaatgttgttgtcattggcAAAACTTTCCCAGTGAATCAGGGCATCTACGATTGCATCTGCACGCCGCCGTTGCAGAGCAATGCGAGCGTCTTGGAGTTTGCCAAATACAAATGGGATTCCTGTGAG TCCTACAATGGCACGCTGGTTGGCCACGATTGCGGCACACCGCCCACCGAGAACGTCTTCCTCATGTCCGTGGTGCTTTGCACCGGCACCTTCATCCTCTCCACAATACTGAAGGAGTTCAAGAACGCTCTGTTCTTCCCCTCGATTGTGCGACAGTATATCAGTGATTTTAGCGTGCTCATTGCCATCTTTGCCATGACCTTCTTTGACTATTCACTGGGTGTGCCCACCCAGAAGCTGGAGGTGCCACACGAATTGAAACCGACGCTTAGCACACGTGGTTGGCTGATACCGCCATTCACCGAGAAGAATCCTTGGTGGTCACCCATCATTGCTGTCTTCCCTGCCATGTTGGGCACCATTCTCATCTTTATGGATCAACAGATTACAGCGGTGATTGTCAATCGTaaggaaaacaaattgaagaaGGGTTGCGGCTATCATTTGGATCTGTTTGTGCTGTCTGGTCTGATAGCCATCTGCAGCATGATGGGACTTCCCTG GTTCGTGGCTGCCACCGTGCTGAGCATTAATCATGTCAATTCATTGAAACTGGAGTCGGAGTGCAGTGCCCCTGGTGAGAAACCACAGTTTTTGGGTGTGCGCGAGCAGCGTGTGACACACATCATGATCTTCCTAACGATTGGTGGTTCCGTGCTGTTGACACCGCTGCTCGGAAACATACCGATGCCAGTCTTGTTTGGCGTCTTCTTGTACATGGGCGTGGCCTCGCTCAAGGGTCTGCAATTCTTCGATCGCATACTGATTATGTTCATGCCAGCGAAATACCAGCCGGACTATATGTTCCTGCGTCAG GTGCCCATCAAGCGCGTGCATCTGTTTACGATCATTCAGTTGGCCTGCTTGATCATTTTGTGGCTGATCAAGAGTTTCCCGCAGACCTCCATTTTGTTCCCCCTGATGTTGGTCGTCATGATTGGCATTCGTAAGTCGTTGGACTTTGTGTTTACGCGACGCGAACTCAAGATTTTGGATGATATTATGCCGGAAATGACGAAACGAGCGGCAGCGGATGATCTGCATCAATTGGACGCTGAG GACAATCATcatcagccagccagctaCAACAacggtggcaactctggcgtTGGTTCGGGTGCCACAACCATTCACATACCGTTATCGGGCAACAAGCTgagcaacaatggcaatgtTCCGGCTGCTGCCACGCCGCCTTTGGACGTTAATCGCACTGCGGTCTGGCAGCAGATCAACAAGGATGGAACCTCTGAGCAACTGATCATACCCGTCACTGTCAAAGTTCGTCAAATCAATGGCAATCA TTCCTCGACAAATGCCGCCCTCTCGCCACGCCTATCGCCCATGCACGAGGCCGATGAGTATATCGAAACGAATAACAAGATGACGGCAGCAGCCCCCACGATGCCAACGACAACCCCTACGAATCTGGCCAACAACTGTAAGGAGGCATCTGGGAAATTGGATGCTGCCGCGGTTAACACACAGAACCCAGCCAACATAACGCCAGTTTAA
- the LOC117563783 gene encoding electroneutral sodium bicarbonate exchanger 1 isoform X5: MPQQTKSQAQLKHFHGNGRLPNVIATDSSRPWNMNSSSGDDEAPKDPRTGGEDFTQQFTENDFEGHRAHTVYVGVHVPGGRRHSQRRRKHHHSGTGSAGVGAAAAVSGSLAGSTRDSISDKQQEVERPATPPAQRVQFILGEDVDDGSHVSHPLFSEMGMLVKEGDEIEWKETARWIKFEEDVEEGGNRWSKPHVATLSLHSLFELRGLLANGSVMLDMEANNLEVVADLVCDQMVSSGTLPAGVKDKVKDALLRRHRHQHEYAKKTRLPIIRSLADMRNQSSSKIEEQSGNALLATTPLSLTASEPGPPGNTGNNGSSNALAMGMGRFLTVPGKPSNRALEDMVKSPSSQSMARQTSGTELAEQQHKGNTHFMRKIPPGAEASNILVGEVDFLERQLSCFIRLSQAAVMGDLTEVPVPTRFIFILLGPPGSQSNFHEIGRAMATLMSDEIFHEVAYRARKRDHLLAGVDEFLDAVTVLPPGEWDPTIRIEPPAAIPSQEVRKRPPELPKEEIDEEEEEQRLREESGLSRTGRLFGGLINDFKRKIPWYISDYKDALSMQCVASWIFLYFACLSPIITFGGLLSEATGKNMAAMESLVSGFVCGMGYGFFSGQPLTILGSTGPVLVFESIVYEFSMAQGWDYMTFRFWIGMWVAVICVVLVAIDASALVCYITRFTEENFATLIAVIFVYKAIENVVVIGKTFPVNQGIYDCICTPPLQSNASVLEFAKYKWDSCESYNGTLVGHDCGTPPTENVFLMSVVLCTGTFILSTILKEFKNALFFPSIVRQYISDFSVLIAIFAMTFFDYSLGVPTQKLEVPHELKPTLSTRGWLIPPFTEKNPWWSPIIAVFPAMLGTILIFMDQQITAVIVNRKENKLKKGCGYHLDLFVLSGLIAICSMMGLPWFVAATVLSINHVNSLKLESECSAPGEKPQFLGVREQRVTHIMIFLTIGGSVLLTPLLGNIPMPVLFGVFLYMGVASLKGLQFFDRILIMFMPAKYQPDYMFLRQVPIKRVHLFTIIQLACLIILWLIKSFPQTSILFPLMLVVMIGIRKSLDFVFTRRELKILDDIMPEMTKRAAADDLHQLDAEDNHHQPASYNNGGNSGVGSGATTIHIPLSGNKLSNNGNVPAAATPPLDVNRTAVWQQINKDGTSEQLIIPVTVKVRQINGNQTQNLIRRSNYGVDILHQQKHPFESMI, translated from the exons ATGCCGCAACAAACCAAGTCACAGGCACAGCTCAAACATTTTCATGGCAATGGCAGATTGCCGAATGTGATAGCAACGGATAGCAGCAG GCCCTGGAATATGAACTCCTCAAGTGGTGACGATGAGGCGCCCAAGGATCCGCGAACCGGCGGCGAGGACTTTACTCAACAATTTACAGAAAACGATTTCGAGG GACATCGTGCACACACCGTTTATGTGGGCGTCCATGTGCCCGGAGGACGTCGGCACTCGCAACGACGCCGCAAACATCATCACAGCGGCACAGGCTCTGCAGGagttggagctgctgctgcggtcaGTGGCAGCCTCGCTGGCTCGACCAGAGATAGCATCAGCGACAAGCAACAGGAAGTCGAGCGTCCAG CAACACCGCCCGCACAACGCGTACAATTTATACTGGGCGAAGACGTGGACGATGGCTCGCATGTATCGCATCCGCTGTTCTCCGAGATGGGAATGCTCGTAAAAGAGGGCGACGAGATTGAATGGAAGGAAACGGCACGCTGGATCAAGTTCGAGGAGGATGTTGAAGAGGGCGGCAATCGTTGGTCCAAGCCACATGTGGCCACACTCTCGCTGCACTCACTCTTTGAGCTGCGTGGCCTGCTGGCCAATGGCAGCGTAATGCTCGACATGGAGGCAAATAATCTGGAAGTCGTTGCGGATTTGGTTTGCGATCAGATGGTAAGCAGCGGCACATTGCCCGCTGGCGTCAAGGATAAGGTCAAGGATGCACTGCTCcgacgtcatcgtcatcaacaTGAGTATGCAAAGAAGACGCGACTGCCCATCATCAGATCTCTGGCCGATATGCGCAATCAATCGTCATCGAAAA TTGAAGAACAGTCTGGCAACGCTTTGCTGGCAACGACACCGTTATCGCTAACAGCCAGCGAGCCTGGACCACCTGGCAACACTGGCAATAATGGCAGTTCCAATGCCCTGGCGATGGGAATGGGTCGTTTTCTAACGGTACCCGGCAAGCCCAGTAACAGAGCGCTTG AGGATATGGTGAAGAGTCCCAGCAGTCAATCGATGGCCAGACAAACAAGCGGCACCGAACTTGCcgagcaacaacacaaaggCAACACGCACTTTATGCGCAAGATTCCCCCAGGCGCTGAGGCGAGCAACATTTTGGTGGGAGAGGTCGACTTTCTGGAGCGTCAACTCTCCTGTTTCATACGCCTGAGTCAGGCAGCAGTAATGGGCGATCTTACAGAGGTGCCAGTGCCAACAAG ATTCATCTTCATCCTGCTGGGTCCGCCTGGCAGTCAGAGCAATTTCCATGAGATTGGACGCGCCATGGCCACCTTGATGTCCGATGAGATCTTCCATGAGGTCGCCTATCGTGCACGCAAGCGTGATCATCTGCTCGCCGGCGTGGATGAGTTCTTGGATGCGGTCACAGTATTACCCCCAGGCGAATGGGATCCCACCATACGTATTGAGCCACCCGCTGCGATTCCCTCGCAAGAGGTTCGCAAGCGTCCGCCAGAGTTGCCCAAGGAGGAGAtcgacgaggaggaggaggagcagcgACTGCGCGAAGAGTCGGGCTTGTCGCGTACTGGACGTCTCTTTGGTGGCCTCATCAATGATTTTAAACGCAAGATTCCATGGTATATAAGTGATTACAAGGATGCACTTTCCATGCAATGTGTTGCCTCCTGGatctttttgtatttcgctTGCTTGTCGCCCATCATTACCTTTGGTGGTCTCTTGTCGGAGGCGACGGGCAAGAATATGGCTGCTATGGAATCGCTGGTGTCTGGGTTTGTTTGCGGCATGGGTTATGGCTTCTTTTCCGGCCAGCCGTTGACAATTTTGGGTTCCACCGGTCCAGTTCTGGTCTTTGAGTCCATTGTGTATGAGTTCTCCATGGCACAAGGCTGGGACTATATGACATTTCGGTTCTGGATCGGCATGTGGGTCGCCGTCATTTGTGTCGTGCTGGTCGCAATTGATGCCAGCGCTTTAGTTTGTTATATCACACGCTTCACCGAGGAGAATTTCGCCACATTAATTGCCGTGATCTTTGTGTACAAAGCTATCGAGaatgttgttgtcattggcAAAACTTTCCCAGTGAATCAGGGCATCTACGATTGCATCTGCACGCCGCCGTTGCAGAGCAATGCGAGCGTCTTGGAGTTTGCCAAATACAAATGGGATTCCTGTGAG TCCTACAATGGCACGCTGGTTGGCCACGATTGCGGCACACCGCCCACCGAGAACGTCTTCCTCATGTCCGTGGTGCTTTGCACCGGCACCTTCATCCTCTCCACAATACTGAAGGAGTTCAAGAACGCTCTGTTCTTCCCCTCGATTGTGCGACAGTATATCAGTGATTTTAGCGTGCTCATTGCCATCTTTGCCATGACCTTCTTTGACTATTCACTGGGTGTGCCCACCCAGAAGCTGGAGGTGCCACACGAATTGAAACCGACGCTTAGCACACGTGGTTGGCTGATACCGCCATTCACCGAGAAGAATCCTTGGTGGTCACCCATCATTGCTGTCTTCCCTGCCATGTTGGGCACCATTCTCATCTTTATGGATCAACAGATTACAGCGGTGATTGTCAATCGTaaggaaaacaaattgaagaaGGGTTGCGGCTATCATTTGGATCTGTTTGTGCTGTCTGGTCTGATAGCCATCTGCAGCATGATGGGACTTCCCTG GTTCGTGGCTGCCACCGTGCTGAGCATTAATCATGTCAATTCATTGAAACTGGAGTCGGAGTGCAGTGCCCCTGGTGAGAAACCACAGTTTTTGGGTGTGCGCGAGCAGCGTGTGACACACATCATGATCTTCCTAACGATTGGTGGTTCCGTGCTGTTGACACCGCTGCTCGGAAACATACCGATGCCAGTCTTGTTTGGCGTCTTCTTGTACATGGGCGTGGCCTCGCTCAAGGGTCTGCAATTCTTCGATCGCATACTGATTATGTTCATGCCAGCGAAATACCAGCCGGACTATATGTTCCTGCGTCAG GTGCCCATCAAGCGCGTGCATCTGTTTACGATCATTCAGTTGGCCTGCTTGATCATTTTGTGGCTGATCAAGAGTTTCCCGCAGACCTCCATTTTGTTCCCCCTGATGTTGGTCGTCATGATTGGCATTCGTAAGTCGTTGGACTTTGTGTTTACGCGACGCGAACTCAAGATTTTGGATGATATTATGCCGGAAATGACGAAACGAGCGGCAGCGGATGATCTGCATCAATTGGACGCTGAG GACAATCATcatcagccagccagctaCAACAacggtggcaactctggcgtTGGTTCGGGTGCCACAACCATTCACATACCGTTATCGGGCAACAAGCTgagcaacaatggcaatgtTCCGGCTGCTGCCACGCCGCCTTTGGACGTTAATCGCACTGCGGTCTGGCAGCAGATCAACAAGGATGGAACCTCTGAGCAACTGATCATACCCGTCACTGTCAAAGTTCGTCAAATCAATGGCAATCA AACCCAAAACTTGATACGACGAAGCAATTATGGCGTGGATATCTTACATCAACAGAAACATCCGTTTGAATCGATGATTTAG
- the LOC117563783 gene encoding sodium bicarbonate cotransporter 3 isoform X15 encodes MPQQTKSQAQLKHFHGNGRLPNVIATDSSRPWNMNSSSGDDEAPKDPRTGGEDFTQQFTENDFEATPPAQRVQFILGEDVDDGSHVSHPLFSEMGMLVKEGDEIEWKETARWIKFEEDVEEGGNRWSKPHVATLSLHSLFELRGLLANGSVMLDMEANNLEVVADLVCDQMVSSGTLPAGVKDKVKDALLRRHRHQHEYAKKTRLPIIRSLADMRNQSSSKKKKSNSKNLRPAQNLPVITEDMVKSPSSQSMARQTSGTELAEQQHKGNTHFMRKIPPGAEASNILVGEVDFLERQLSCFIRLSQAAVMGDLTEVPVPTRFIFILLGPPGSQSNFHEIGRAMATLMSDEIFHEVAYRARKRDHLLAGVDEFLDAVTVLPPGEWDPTIRIEPPAAIPSQEVRKRPPELPKEEIDEEEEEQRLREESGLSRTGRLFGGLINDFKRKIPWYISDYKDALSMQCVASWIFLYFACLSPIITFGGLLSEATGKNMAAMESLVSGFVCGMGYGFFSGQPLTILGSTGPVLVFESIVYEFSMAQGWDYMTFRFWIGMWVAVICVVLVAIDASALVCYITRFTEENFATLIAVIFVYKAIENVVVIGKTFPVNQGIYDCICTPPLQSNASVLEFAKYKWDSCESYNGTLVGHDCGTPPTENVFLMSVVLCTGTFILSTILKEFKNALFFPSIVRQYISDFSVLIAIFAMTFFDYSLGVPTQKLEVPHELKPTLSTRGWLIPPFTEKNPWWSPIIAVFPAMLGTILIFMDQQITAVIVNRKENKLKKGCGYHLDLFVLSGLIAICSMMGLPWFVAATVLSINHVNSLKLESECSAPGEKPQFLGVREQRVTHIMIFLTIGGSVLLTPLLGNIPMPVLFGVFLYMGVASLKGLQFFDRILIMFMPAKYQPDYMFLRQVPIKRVHLFTIIQLACLIILWLIKSFPQTSILFPLMLVVMIGIRKSLDFVFTRRELKILDDIMPEMTKRAAADDLHQLDAEVGFCQKYLPFFGGRGKREPKGSLDAGLDGAANPNAGAQIKCNISNANEKEFEAQSSLLKK; translated from the exons ATGCCGCAACAAACCAAGTCACAGGCACAGCTCAAACATTTTCATGGCAATGGCAGATTGCCGAATGTGATAGCAACGGATAGCAGCAG GCCCTGGAATATGAACTCCTCAAGTGGTGACGATGAGGCGCCCAAGGATCCGCGAACCGGCGGCGAGGACTTTACTCAACAATTTACAGAAAACGATTTCGAGG CAACACCGCCCGCACAACGCGTACAATTTATACTGGGCGAAGACGTGGACGATGGCTCGCATGTATCGCATCCGCTGTTCTCCGAGATGGGAATGCTCGTAAAAGAGGGCGACGAGATTGAATGGAAGGAAACGGCACGCTGGATCAAGTTCGAGGAGGATGTTGAAGAGGGCGGCAATCGTTGGTCCAAGCCACATGTGGCCACACTCTCGCTGCACTCACTCTTTGAGCTGCGTGGCCTGCTGGCCAATGGCAGCGTAATGCTCGACATGGAGGCAAATAATCTGGAAGTCGTTGCGGATTTGGTTTGCGATCAGATGGTAAGCAGCGGCACATTGCCCGCTGGCGTCAAGGATAAGGTCAAGGATGCACTGCTCcgacgtcatcgtcatcaacaTGAGTATGCAAAGAAGACGCGACTGCCCATCATCAGATCTCTGGCCGATATGCGCAATCAATCGTCATCGAAAA agaaaaaatcaaattccaAAAATCTGCGGCCCGCACAAAATCTGCCTGTGATCACAGAGGATATGGTGAAGAGTCCCAGCAGTCAATCGATGGCCAGACAAACAAGCGGCACCGAACTTGCcgagcaacaacacaaaggCAACACGCACTTTATGCGCAAGATTCCCCCAGGCGCTGAGGCGAGCAACATTTTGGTGGGAGAGGTCGACTTTCTGGAGCGTCAACTCTCCTGTTTCATACGCCTGAGTCAGGCAGCAGTAATGGGCGATCTTACAGAGGTGCCAGTGCCAACAAG ATTCATCTTCATCCTGCTGGGTCCGCCTGGCAGTCAGAGCAATTTCCATGAGATTGGACGCGCCATGGCCACCTTGATGTCCGATGAGATCTTCCATGAGGTCGCCTATCGTGCACGCAAGCGTGATCATCTGCTCGCCGGCGTGGATGAGTTCTTGGATGCGGTCACAGTATTACCCCCAGGCGAATGGGATCCCACCATACGTATTGAGCCACCCGCTGCGATTCCCTCGCAAGAGGTTCGCAAGCGTCCGCCAGAGTTGCCCAAGGAGGAGAtcgacgaggaggaggaggagcagcgACTGCGCGAAGAGTCGGGCTTGTCGCGTACTGGACGTCTCTTTGGTGGCCTCATCAATGATTTTAAACGCAAGATTCCATGGTATATAAGTGATTACAAGGATGCACTTTCCATGCAATGTGTTGCCTCCTGGatctttttgtatttcgctTGCTTGTCGCCCATCATTACCTTTGGTGGTCTCTTGTCGGAGGCGACGGGCAAGAATATGGCTGCTATGGAATCGCTGGTGTCTGGGTTTGTTTGCGGCATGGGTTATGGCTTCTTTTCCGGCCAGCCGTTGACAATTTTGGGTTCCACCGGTCCAGTTCTGGTCTTTGAGTCCATTGTGTATGAGTTCTCCATGGCACAAGGCTGGGACTATATGACATTTCGGTTCTGGATCGGCATGTGGGTCGCCGTCATTTGTGTCGTGCTGGTCGCAATTGATGCCAGCGCTTTAGTTTGTTATATCACACGCTTCACCGAGGAGAATTTCGCCACATTAATTGCCGTGATCTTTGTGTACAAAGCTATCGAGaatgttgttgtcattggcAAAACTTTCCCAGTGAATCAGGGCATCTACGATTGCATCTGCACGCCGCCGTTGCAGAGCAATGCGAGCGTCTTGGAGTTTGCCAAATACAAATGGGATTCCTGTGAG TCCTACAATGGCACGCTGGTTGGCCACGATTGCGGCACACCGCCCACCGAGAACGTCTTCCTCATGTCCGTGGTGCTTTGCACCGGCACCTTCATCCTCTCCACAATACTGAAGGAGTTCAAGAACGCTCTGTTCTTCCCCTCGATTGTGCGACAGTATATCAGTGATTTTAGCGTGCTCATTGCCATCTTTGCCATGACCTTCTTTGACTATTCACTGGGTGTGCCCACCCAGAAGCTGGAGGTGCCACACGAATTGAAACCGACGCTTAGCACACGTGGTTGGCTGATACCGCCATTCACCGAGAAGAATCCTTGGTGGTCACCCATCATTGCTGTCTTCCCTGCCATGTTGGGCACCATTCTCATCTTTATGGATCAACAGATTACAGCGGTGATTGTCAATCGTaaggaaaacaaattgaagaaGGGTTGCGGCTATCATTTGGATCTGTTTGTGCTGTCTGGTCTGATAGCCATCTGCAGCATGATGGGACTTCCCTG GTTCGTGGCTGCCACCGTGCTGAGCATTAATCATGTCAATTCATTGAAACTGGAGTCGGAGTGCAGTGCCCCTGGTGAGAAACCACAGTTTTTGGGTGTGCGCGAGCAGCGTGTGACACACATCATGATCTTCCTAACGATTGGTGGTTCCGTGCTGTTGACACCGCTGCTCGGAAACATACCGATGCCAGTCTTGTTTGGCGTCTTCTTGTACATGGGCGTGGCCTCGCTCAAGGGTCTGCAATTCTTCGATCGCATACTGATTATGTTCATGCCAGCGAAATACCAGCCGGACTATATGTTCCTGCGTCAG GTGCCCATCAAGCGCGTGCATCTGTTTACGATCATTCAGTTGGCCTGCTTGATCATTTTGTGGCTGATCAAGAGTTTCCCGCAGACCTCCATTTTGTTCCCCCTGATGTTGGTCGTCATGATTGGCATTCGTAAGTCGTTGGACTTTGTGTTTACGCGACGCGAACTCAAGATTTTGGATGATATTATGCCGGAAATGACGAAACGAGCGGCAGCGGATGATCTGCATCAATTGGACGCTGAGGTGGGCTTTTGTCAGAAATATTTACCGTTTTTCGGTGGACGTGGCAAGCGCGAACCGAAGGGCAGCCTAGATGCTGGCTTGGACGGTGCTGCCAATCCAAATGCTGGTGCACAGATCAAGTGCAACATCTCAAATGCCAATGAAAAGGAATTCGAGGCACAAAGTAGTTTGCTCAAAAAATGA